Genomic segment of Trichoderma breve strain T069 chromosome 7 map unlocalized scaffold00007, whole genome shotgun sequence:
CCTTCGCGTCATGATGGCTCGCCTCTTAGTCGCCAGGTAGAACGTTGAGTTGTactcttctccctcttgAATTGGACGAGGAATCGTAAAGTATGCCGTATAGGCACCCTTCACTGGGCGTAACGCGTCTTGGACACCAGGGCCCAACATGAGCTTGCGAGTGTTTGAGCCCATGCCGTCAGCACCAACCAAGACGTCAAAGTGATCTGTTTTGCCATCGGTGAAATGgacttcaacaccatcgttcttttgcttgaagctgtcaatgGAGATGCCAAACAGGAAAGTGACCTTGTCCTTTATAACATCGTACATAATACGACACAGGTCACCCCTCATGATCTCATATTCAGTAGTGAAGCTCTGCACCCCCTTGCCAGAATTGTTCACTCCGAAGTAGGCTCGTCGTCTGTTGGAGCTATCGACGACGGCAAATCCTTGTTCTGGCACAGCTCTGGCGCGAAAAGCTTGGTCGAGTCCCATCAACTTCAGGACTTCGACTCCTGGACCTCGGAGATCGACTTGAAGGCCAGTGGTTCGAAGTTCAGGATAACGTTCAACGACGGTAACATCGTGGCCCAGCTTGGAGAGCCAGTAAGCGAGGGCATTTCCGGTGATGCCAGCACCGCTGATTAACACTTTCATTTGTGCCATTGGTGTTTATAAGTTGATGTAGATGCTGGAGTTGAGTGTATCTGGTATCGATGTTCTTGTTGGTTGTTGAAGTGTAAGAGCTGTACTGATGGGACTGAGGTtgagaggagatgatgatgctaacAAACTTGTTGAGTTTAGATTTGGGCGACATGTAagggatatatatatgtctTACTCGTATACTTCGAACTGCTGGTCTCGGTATATTGAAGCCGTAAATCTCTGCCGCGCGATATATCCGCCCGCTACCGTTTCGGCCGAGGGGGGCGATCACCGTGTAAATGGGGCATCGCATAATAGTTCAATTAATGGCCCCTTTTAAATGTTTTCTATAAAATGGCTTGTGATGCCGCCACTCATGCGAGTGGGTTAAGCGGTGCATGAAACGTGTTACATCTGGCCCTCaaaatagtaattataaCCGCTGCGTTATATCTGCGTAACCATCGTGACATCACGCGACCATTTCTCTTGTACAAAGAGGAGAGTAGTTGTACAATTTTCAGGTGCCAATATACATCATTGGCATGTTACAAACATGTCAAGTTGATCCTAATAAGTCCTTGGCTCTCTGGAGATTTCAGAAGTTCAAGAAAAGCCTGTTTccgccaagaagaagtccATGTCAAAATCCAATCCATATGTGTAgtcatctctttctccaaTGATAGATTCGACATCCGGCGTAGGTATTGACAGAGAAGTGGTACCTAGACGATCCTGCAACAGTTCCAGACACAACGAAATACTATCCCTCGCACCCTTCGCAACGCGCCCTTCGCCAGATACGCCTTCTTCCGTGGCTTCCGCTTGAGCCGTAATCATGCATAAGAACATGTGGCTCTTGACGTTTGTCTCTCCTTGCCGGATCCGCTCTATTGATTGGGAAGTCATTTCTGCTATAGCCTTCTTAAGCGGATTTATGTAATGTGAGTTGCGGTGTAATGCTCCGTCGAGATACTGAGTTTCGACTTgggcgagaagctcgagacTAATTATGCTTGTGGCATATCGGATGCCCTCTTTGAACAATCCTCCTCCAATCGCCATAAGATTGAAGAATCCTTCATCTGGCTCAGGAGATGCTATGGTCATGGCGGTGTCTATGCTAACCTTGAGTGAATAATGGAACAACGGGTTCACCCGCGCTTTATTAGCAAAGGGACAATGGAGCGGAATCAGGAAACGGCGTAAAAGGTAGTCGAGTAAATTCTGATGAAAGGGGGTGACGCCAGAtgctttgttttctcttgCAAAGGTATTCCACTGACGACAAGTTTGGAGAATATCCGCGCTCAAGTCAAGCACATCTAGATAAGACAGCTCGGAGTTTAGACCGTTCAGGAGACTGAGTATTCGAAGGCGTGTTGGGAGCGAGTCAAGGAGAATGATCTGCATAGATGTCCCGGTAAAAGTTTCCTTGGGGTGAGGCTTCAGTTCAGTGGCTGATTCTCCTATCTCGTTGTCATTGCTATTAGCCGGCGGCTCAGTATCAAATTCATCGAAAGAGATCCTTGAAGGCAATGCCGAATCGAGAGACGATTGAACCACTAGTTCCAGGATTGTGGCCCATAATCTTCTACGCAGCTGCGCCTGCAATACGGACATAGGAGGGAGATGTTTGGGGTCCCGATGCAAACCAATCTGTATCGCCCGGTGGATGAGCGACCCCGACGAAACCCAAATGAACTCCCCTCCGATTGAAAAGACTTGCCGGGCAAGCATCACCAAACAATGTATCTGCAGCCCGGAGATGTTGAGACGGTCCTTTTCCAGTGGCCCAGAAAGCCAAGTTTCAGCTGCGTATATCCATTGATGCACCATTTGGCGAAGTCCGGAATCGGATTCCACATGCGGAGCCAAACTGGACCCTATGGCAATCACGAGAAGCACCTGAAGGCGTAGTATGCCTGAAGCAGTCTCGGGGCTACTCCAGAACCTCTCGTAAACTCTCCAAAAGGTGGGCTCGTGCAAAATCCGGTGTGTTGACTCAAATGATTGGAAATACAAGGCTGCCATCTTGTCTGCCACTTGACGCGAAGGGGGCGTCAGATCAAAATTCAGCGATGAAAGGCATCTACTAGGCCGTCCAATCTTGAGGGTTCTAGCTACGCTTTTGCACTTTTGGAGCAAGCCGCTGGTCTCGACGATCAGAGCTCTGGTTTCAGCGCTCTTGAACGAGTTAATGTCTCCAAAGCCGCATATTGCTCCATAGCAGGAGATGATGGGTTCAAACTACACAACATGTGAGCATCCCGAAAATGTACAATGtgcaagctgaagctgtaGACTGTACCTCTTTAGCTATGCCAACCCAGTGGCTCCATCTCATAATTCTTGTTTTATTCAAGATGATTTGGGCGTCCGGCATGCCCGACTCACCAGCAAGGACATCTCTGCCGGCCTGGGATATATCGTGTACGGGAACATGTACAAGGGACCGCTCAAGTCTCCGTACCCGCTCCctgagatgatggagctcGGGATCCACGAACCGGGGGCGAGTCGGATTTTGGATCTCATTTGCACCTGGTGTATTCGACAAGTCATTTGGTCCGAGCGTCGATGCCGCAGCATTGAGTGTCTCGTTTTCTCGGCCGCCATGATCTGATGCCGTCctattactcgtactcgtagtgACGTTACAAGTAGTACTCATAGTATGCCTGATTGGGTCGACATGTGACAAAGGCGAGGCTGGATGGACAGCTGGAGGGCTTGGCAccgaggagctggatatTCGGCGAGTTTGCCGATGCCTGGCTCCGGGCTTCACCTGATGGATCCTGTAGTTGCACTGTGTCTCGGTCGAGACGCAGCGGCCGCAAGGGTTACTTCGGTCACACTTGAGCTTGCGCCTCCGACATTCAAGACACGAGAGCGCGGGTCTCCGGCGGCGGTAAGGTTCgtgttgctgttggttcATGGCTTGGGAGTTGTCTCGGCGGTATCGTAAAAAGCAAATATTGGCAAATTGGGTGGTGGGCTGGAGTCACATCAAGGGATACAGCTTTTGGATGGAGCAATGCAAGGGACTGGACATTGAGACATGGCGATGtaaggggggagggagtATTGAGATTCGAAAAAGCGAGGCTCGGCCAACTCGGACATGGGTGCGTGAATATGCCGAGGACAGCCACAAGCTCTCGGCCGACAGATTTTAATGTCTCTTAGCGCCGCCCAGTGCCGACTGCGATCAAAGTATGAAATTTACTAGGGGAATAGTTCCGTGTTTCCTTTGCACCATGTTCTTGTGAGAGGTCGGGTggaatactcgtactcgtagctATGTGCTTGTCGTGTGCAGATCATCATTTGCCGTGTCTAAGTATCATGGAGGTGTGCAAAACACCAAATATTGGCACGGTCCTCACCTCCTCAAAGCCCGTCTTGTCGTACAGCGTCTTCCCGGCAGGCGTCGCCAGCAAATAGCAGTCCTTTCCTTCGCTCGCCGCCCGGCTGATGCCCCAGTCCAAAAGGATCTTCCCGATCCCCttccgctgctgctgcgggtCCACCCCGAGGTAATCAAGATCTTGTGAGCCGGGAAAAGCTCCCGTTAGCTACCCGTTTAGGGCAATTTCGGATAAGGGCCACGGAGAATTTCCCCAGGGGAGGGCAGGAAAAACTTACGCCAGACGTCCTTGATGCCTCTTTCTCCGAACATCTCCTGGTGGTCGGCTGAAACGATAGCGCGGAGCTCTGCATACGCCTCCTGGTCGAACGAGGGTGGTGGCTGTTGTTGAGCGGCAGACGGGGGTTGATTGGCCGCCTGCGATTGTCTGTATACATCCCACAGAGCAAAGCCCACCACCTGGTCGTTTAGAGAGTCGTCGACGGCTACGACCATGATGGCGTCTGTGGAACTCAGGCTTGCCGTCTTTTTGGCATATCGCCAGGAATAGgcttcgccttctccagcGAGCCGAGCAGGAAATAGCCGGGCTGCAATGGCATCTGTTTCCGGGTGAAAGGCCGCCGAAGCTATGCGAGCAATGGCGGGAATGTCGTCCTCCGTAGACTCACGCACACGTATCGTCATGTTGAAAAGACCGGTAGGGACCGTAATGAGTAGCAAAAGGAGCAAAGTATCGAATACAATCCACCTACAAGATCAAGATACAGGCACGAGTATACATATCGCTCCGACTTTAGCGAGGGTGGTGGATGTGCCGACGCTAAGCTCGCCCAATATGTCAAATGTCAACCAAAGGGCGGAGAAGGTGGATTTCTTTGTCATCACTCGCAGTGCTGGAGATTCCGACGAATATGAAGCTGTTGGTCATGGAGATGAATAGAAATTTGGTGTTTTGAGTATTACATGTTGCTTAAATTGCCATTGGTCAAACGCTGATAACGTTTCCCTCAAAGTGAGTTTGACCAATATTGTAAGCCGTTGACAATAGGCAACAAATCATAATCTCCTGGTGGAGGTGATATTCCGGATATCGATAATAGAAGATCCAATTAATTTCCGAGAGCTGTAAGATGAAAATCTATCTCGGCTATACTGCAAACTAAATCCTAGATTCTAAATATTTTTTCGGCTTTGTTGGAGGTCTAGGGTATGAAAACTCACACCGCAGCGTGATGAAGCTTCAAATCTTATCAACATCAGTGAGACCCTACCGCAAAGCCTTACTAAGCGGGAAAATGACTTAGACTAAGCGGTCGCCACGGCCTCTAGCACGGCACCATCTAAAGTTGAGATCCATTCACTCAAAAACTTTTACGTAGAGCAGATACATTCCATTCAGTGTCTATCCGCTGTATAGGGACATGAGGGCGAACAAATATGATAGCTTCTGTACTGTTCGTCATGTATTTTAGCTATTTGAAAGGGTAGCAATGAGCAAGATATGTGACGGAATTCGTGTTTTACAAAAGATACCAAGAGTTCAGTTAAGGTTGGGCTATAAGACTTCGTCAACGTGGGAGCATTCATTGAATTCAATGCAGGGCCAAATTTACGGTGCTTACAGGCGGATACCGAAAGATTCCTGTCAGGCCGATTAGCGTCGAAATGATTCATTACAGCTCTCTCCCATTGGTCAAGAAATTCCTTGCGGAAACGCGAGATGTCCGCCCTCACGCCATATCTTGTTCCTGAGCTGAGCTTTCGTTGCCTTGAGTATCTATATCCGACTTGTATCGGATATACAAGACAGAAAGGATTTTCTCATTCTTTCTCAATTCCTCTCGTACCATCATCTATCTCATAATTTTCATCTTTAGAAAGAGGTAGAATCTTGTTGGAACCGAATTGACCAGCAGAAAACCAGGTGGCATTGACACCAAGTCCGAGTCCACCATAGACTGCAGGATCCCGTACACCACGACGACCCTGAGATGGATCATTTACCAAACTCAGTTAGTCACACGAAATTTAGCTTCCCTTAATCATTTAGGCACTCGTACTTTAGGAAAATCTCTCTACACGATATACCAGCATCCGGTCGGGTCGGATCTAGAGTTCTGGGCGGACTGTGGACACTTGAGATGAGTGGTGGTCCATCCAGGCGGTTCTCAGGAGACTGCGGCGGATGAGCCAACTTGTCTTCTACCATCACCCGGAGAACTGGCTCGCAAATGCTAAATTTTCTTTGAGCTGCCCAAAGACTCTCGTCACTTCAAGATGCAAAAGAATGCCTGCATTTCGTGCCGTACGTCGAAGCTTCGGTGCTCGTTGGAGACATTTGCAGAGCATAACAAGTGTAAGCGCTgcttcaccaccaacaacGACTGCATTTTCAAGACCGTTGCGCCAAgacagaggaggaagcgcACCGATACGCGCGTCACAGCTTTAGAACAACGCCTCGCAGAGCTGCAGGCCTCAATAGACTCGCAAAAGTTGAGACGGTACGACAATGGCATAGTGCGCACCACAACCAGCAGGAGTGTCCTCCAGGCACCGCCGCCAATATCTCAACTTGTCAATGCTAGTGAGACTGCAGCGCTAGTTGAAGACAGAAAGTGGCTGCttcaagaacaagaggaCAGAGGAAAACTGGCGGATCATTGTCACTTGCAGTCGTCGCTGGAGACGGTGCTTGCCTCGAATCTACTGTCAACAAGCAAAGCTATAGCTCTATTCAACGACTTTGCCAGCAATGTCCTCCCTCAGTATCCAATCGTGGCCTTTTCCAGTTACGAAAACTTTGACTGGCTGAGGAGACGCCAGCCTACGTTACTCTTTGCGGCCATCACCGCAGCATGCAGAGCATCTGATCCAGTCCTCTTTCGaaagcttcatctccaattACGAGGTGACCTATCAGAGCAGGTCATGGTCCGTGGGCACAAGTCTGTTGAGCTGGTCCAAGCCATTCTGGTAATGGTTGAGTGGTACGACACACCCGACGACATGGTGCAATTGAACTTTTACACATGGATCCAGATTGCAGGCTTAATGGTGCGTGAGCTGGGTCTCTGGCCCTGGAACGAGGAGATTTCAGCCGTGGAGCATACCGCCGTTGAGTGGCGCACGTCATTTGCTGCCTATCTAACCATGTCGATGTAAGCGACCTGTTGCATccctttattttctttctcctttgaGGTGTTTGTTCACCTCAACGGACACATTATGGAAAGATTGCTGACCCGACGGATAGTGCCGCTGTTAGCCTCCGTCGACCAATGTCATTGGTTTGGACTGAAAGTATGCGGAAGGGGTTGGATGCTTTCGACAAGGACAGTGTGAACGACAATGACAAACGATTGGTTGCATGGGTGAGGCTGCAGATGATAGCAGAGGGCGTCGAAGCATTGAGAATCAAGGTACATGCATCATTGGCGCTGCCTGGAGCTGATGCTGCAAGTCCTGTCGATCAGCATACTATCTCGTCACTAGAGAGCCGTTTTGCTAGATGGAGAGATGCTGCTCAGCCTGTACTGAACGGTAAGGGGCTTTGTCTTGGGTCCAAACCCAGTTTCACTGCCTACCTGGAGTGGCTTGGTGGTTTTAGCTAACGAGTACACACATGATAGGCTCGCTCCGGATGCATTTCTTTTACTGCCGCATCAAATTTTATGAGCTGGCCGTCACATGCAGTCCAACAAGCTCAGCAACACACCCAGAGACGCAGCCACCGGGCTTGGCAGTTGTTAGGGATATGGCCTACATCCGAGCCATCATGTCTCTCATACAGTCTAGTCATTCAGCTCTGGATACCCTGGTACTTTTTGACATTGCAACGTATCGCCGCTGTCCCACCGTCACCAGCATCCGGGCACTTTATGCACTGCAGGAGATTATCACAGTATGGAAGTCGGTATACCATCAACGGGGATATCTGTCCGAGTTTGTGAACGAGGAGGTGCTGGCACTCTCGTTCTACGCCAGGCAGACGGAAGAGTTCTTTAAGCAGGCAACAGGGACAGAAGGGTTCGCCATTCCAAAAATGGCACTCAACGCGCTGGCTAATGTCTTGTTCTCTCTCGGAGATATGAAGAGTCACAAAAGACGATACCGGGTACAACAGCCGGAGCTTGTTGGCCAAGAAAAGCAGCAGGGACCAGTCAGAGCGCCACGTCGGATGGCCAATGACCTGGACGTAATCTTAATTATTGACCTGGGCAACATCCAGGCGCCATCTGCGGAGCATGTCCAGGCCCAGGGCCAGGGCCAAGAACGGGAGCAAGACCGGGACTGGGATGATGTGCGATCGGATACAACACTAGAGTGGCCGCCGACATCCAGTACCAATG
This window contains:
- a CDS encoding FAD binding domain-containing protein yields the protein MKVLISGAGITGNALAYWLSKLGHDVTVVERYPELRTTGLQVDLRGPGVEVLKLMGLDQAFRARAVPEQGFAVVDSSNRRRAYFGVNNSGKGVQSFTTEYEIMRGDLCRIMYDVIKDKVTFLFGISIDSFKQKNDGVEVHFTDGKTDHFDVLVGADGMGSNTRKLMLGPGVQDALRPVKGAYTAYFTIPRPIQEGEEYNSTFYLATKRRAIMTRRHNAEEIQIYLPCNTTSDRMKKAHRDGVEEQKKALAEIFTDAGWHSKDIIRDMFESENFYCERLGLVKLDSWFNGNVALCGDAAYCPSPLTGMGTTSGLVGAYVLAGEISRHCGKAKEGGKPTDGLDMAFKSYDDKFRPFIDQVTHGVGDDTIFWNKMPESPFTIALVNLLLGIAAFLRLNVVGNWILKENVKWTLPNYDGLMRS
- a CDS encoding fungal specific transcription factor domain-containing protein is translated as MRWSHWVGIAKEFEPIISCYGAICGFGDINSFKSAETRALIVETSGLLQKCKSVARTLKIGRPSRCLSSLNFDLTPPSRQVADKMAALYFQSFESTHRILHEPTFWRVYERFWSSPETASGILRLQVLLVIAIGSSLAPHVESDSGLRQMVHQWIYAAETWLSGPLEKDRLNISGLQIHCLVMLARQVFSIGGEFIWVSSGSLIHRAIQIGLHRDPKHLPPMSVLQAQLRRRLWATILELVVQSSLDSALPSRISFDEFDTEPPANSNDNEIGESATELKPHPKETFTGTSMQIILLDSLPTRLRILSLLNGLNSELSYLDVLDLSADILQTCPSPEPDEGFFNLMAIGGGLFKEGIRYATSIISLELLAQVETQYLDGALHRNSHYINPLKKAIAEMTSQSIERIRQGETNVKSHMFLCMITAQAEATEEGVSGEGRVAKGARDSISLCLELLQDRLGTTSLSIPTPDVESIIGERDDYTYGLDFDMDFFLAETGFS
- a CDS encoding acetyltransferase (GNAT) domain-containing protein, which codes for MTIRVRESTEDDIPAIARIASAAFHPETDAIAARLFPARLAGEGEAYSWRYAKKTASLSSTDAIMVVAVDDSLNDQVVGFALWDVYRQSQAANQPPSAAQQQPPPSFDQEAYAELRAIVSADHQEMFGERGIKDVWHLDYLGVDPQQQRKGIGKILLDWGISRAASEGKDCYLLATPAGKTLYDKTGFEEVRTVPIFGVLHTSMILRHGK